Within the Bombus vancouverensis nearcticus chromosome 10, iyBomVanc1_principal, whole genome shotgun sequence genome, the region CACACTCACACattattacattcatttatAAAGTAAAAATCCCTGAAAAGGTTTCATAGTTAGTAGCAACCGTCTTATCATTTTGCTCTTCTTTCGGTCTCTGAAACTTCTTACATTTGTCCTCTCCTCGAAAGCGATTGATTCTCGCTTTCTCGTGCGTACCAACGGTCGCTCTTTCATTctcccttcctctctctttGCGGAACATCCTTCTCGTAGCACGAAACAACGTCCGTTCCATGTACAACGTCGAACAATTCCTCGGTATTCATCCTCTCGTTTATACTCTTTTCTTGCAAGCGTCTTTGCTTCGTAGTTGACTCAGTTTCTTCATTCCGATCACTTTTGCAAAAAAGCGACTCGACGACGAAGGATGTTGTTCTCGTCGGTATCTCCTTCCATTTGCTGTTTTCGACGCCAATAACCACTCGTCGATTCCCAGCAGACGCGACCCGTCTACGTTGTGTCTTTCGCCCCTCCCGCTGCTCTTCTTGACTCTTGCAAGGAACTTGAGGCGAGTAGAGCGTTCAACGCGCCATACGCATGTCACGCATTTTCACTTCACTAATACGCAAAAACTCGTAATCGCTTCTTTGGTATTACAGGCGCGAGAGGGGCGGGGATGAGGGAATCTGCCATGAAAACTTTCCGGCTTACGTCTAACCGTAGAACGAGTCACGTTTCGTTCACATTTTCTTCGATAATTAAGTCTCGTTAATTAATGTCTCTCTGTGTTGTGATATAAAAAAAACTGTACCTAGAGtagttcttttcttttctttaaaaaaaaaaaaaaaaaaaccgctTTCCTGTATAGTGTACTTAGTAGAAGTAAGTAGATAGTTAATAGCAGTAGTAATAGTACTAGTAATAATAGTAGTTGTAGTAGTAACATGTATAACGTAATTGTGTAATCGTTACTTAACTTCtctgtatattattataactTTAATATTATGTAGACTTCTTTTTTTAGATTAGTTGGTTTTTATCCTTTCTCTCGTTTCACTTTTCATTATCATATTAAATCTTTAACGGTAATGAATGAGGTAATAAGGTTGTGTATGCTTTTTTTCTTATCATCGTATCCTATTTCATCGACGAGGTGGTTTCGTTAACGTTGCGTAATCGATTCGTTCGAGTGCCACTCGTCGCTTCAACTTCTGAATTAAGCAAACTGCAACGAAACGTGCTGTAACGCGCGTAGAAGAAGTGAGCGAACAATCTGTATATCTCTTCGACGGACGAATCGATTATAACTTATCATCCCCGCTTCGAATGGGCAGGAAGCAAATTTTTCGTCTCACTTCGTCTCGCATGATGCGTATTCGTTGGCTAACGTGCACACTTCCGTCTGATTCAACGCGGTGCTCTGCATCGCTTTCGTTTCACAGAGCTGTGTATCCTGAGCCACGAGGCTCGTTGTTGAACACGACGTAGGCCGAGTGTCACGATCGATGGCAATCGGTCAACAATAACGTAATTTACCATTCGTTCTGTTGCAAAAATCTGTCTAAAAAATAAAACGCTCTATATCTATTGCGTTCTCGGTGACGCGCGACAAAATGTACTTACGACAAATGAACTCGCGTACAAGACGAACTACGGTATAAAAGGGAGCTGGGGGAGGAAACAAGACAAGAACAGCCATCGATCATGTCACATCTTACCGTTCCGAATCAAACCTATATATtatgattttaaatattattcgaTCCTATTGcatgcgtgtgtgtgtgtgtgcgcacgcgcgcgcgcgcgcgggtACTGTACGTGACATTTTGAACCGATAGCTTTCGCGAAGTACCGTTCGTATCATGCACATCGAAGGATACATAGCCCGCGAGAAGGAGGTCGCACGTAGCCTTTTACGAGAGAATGTCAAAGCGACGAAGGCCACCCCGGCGATTCAAACGGATTTTCTGAGGCGTTGGTCGGCGTCATGTAAGTTTCAGTGACGTTACTGATTTTGTGATTGCTGTTGATTAGAAGGCGAAGTACTAGATTGTTGTTGAGCTGAGTGCTGCGACGCTGTGCCACCTTGTTGGGACGTGGCACTGCCATCTCTTCGAGTACGAGAACCACCTTCTTGGCTGCTACCACGACCAGCGCGTGAGCCTGCGACACCTGCTCCAGGTGCACCAGATGACTGTAGAACCATAGCGCGAATTCTTCTCTGTGCCGACTGTGAATCAGAGAACAAGCAAAAATATCaatcgatatattttatttgtcgGGTTTTAGCGATCGTAAAACGTTGAAGTATTTTTAACGGTAACGCGCGTAATACCTGAACAGAGAAGAAAGGGCCAATTATTTGGACGGTTGCTTCTTCATCGGCAGAAGGAGATGTGGATTGTTGTTCCGATAACTTTATGATACTTCCGGTTACACGTTGCAATTCTCTAACGTTTTGTCCACCTTTGCCAATGATTCGGCCAACTTGAGTACTTGGTACGAGAATCTCGATTGTCAATCGGACGTCCTCGGTTCCGCCCACGAATCCTTCCTCGCGcattttctcgaaaattaaGTATTGAGCCTAAAAGCGAATATTATTGGTGTCGTATAATCGTTACAGGAGAACCATACGAATAACATTTACTTGAACAGAAAAAAAAGGAATGTCGAAGGTTGTAACGGGACCAACTGTACATGCATAGTGCAACATGTCATTGGTACGGGTAACccttcatattttaatttcccTGTTCTTTCAAGACGATGCATAGAAAAACCGCATCTTCTCAAACGAGACCAGGTTAATCGAGTACTAGCCGTTTCTACGCGTTTATCGACGATAAAAACCAGTTAGAAACAATTGTCAAGATATTGGGATTCGAACACGGAACCCTGACGTTTGCAAACCAACCTGTTACTTACTAAGCCACGAAGTAACTACACGCTATCTAACCGATTATTTAGTTCCTTCTTTACATTCGTTAAATCTATGTAAAACTTGTGCTTCTCTTTACGTAGAATATCttacatatatgtcggatcaggattcgaattttgggcgcgcgacgactcttcatgtggactagccatcgtttcacaaagccgagattttatttacacgtatatacaggtctatcactaagcttaacaaataataagtacaactaataataagtctaacaaacactaagcctaatgaataatacgatctacgaataattaaattaaataatactattagcaatgtttgagttcaaacgaatccacggtcaccgggataactccttactaagcgaaactaacttagacgcaaatgcgatcctcgaaaacgctcgatgtatcactctccaaggcaatcgcaagaatgccagcctcgtggagatttttctccctgtacgattgcattttgttttctatccccgtttggaagcatcgagaaggttccaaacgccgttgctaggcacactcgttggaagcatcgagagagttccaaacgccgttgctaggcagtttctgcctggagttttggttactaaatacaatgtatgtcccattgcatcggcacctccgaggcaacatcacacgtggctcggcccgctctcgaggccgcatgccgccacaaccacacttctcggaaaacacatacaaccactccagacctccgttagataaaacatccatcccgtgaccgtggctacgttcagcgaccgattgtcacctcgaacccaatctcgcttattacaaatcttaaacaattacaactataataaaatctaggctaaggtactagaggatgttcccaaaatctccaaggaagggcttcggctttcctttcatctccgacatatatatatatatatttttttttcttatacatatattataaaatttatacctATCATTATCTTTATATAATTCAAAACGTTATGACAATCGAAATTTTAGCGATACGTCGATTTCTAGATCTTTCATCTGCCAGTAACGTGCACTTTTCCACTCTTTAAGCCCGAACCTCGACTTTTAGCGTTAAAAATCATTAGATTTTACTTGATAAGGAATTAAACGTATTACTATCATCTGCGCAAAACTTACTTTCCACTGTGATTCTGGTGATCCGACGATAGTTACTTTTCTGTCATTTTGTTGTTCTACAGGCTTGTCCTGCTCGATTGGCGCGATTTTCACACTGGCGCCAGAGAATCTGATAATGTTTCTGATGTGTGAACCCTTGCTTCCTATGATCGCCCCTACACTCGTATTCGGAATGTAGAGGAACGCAGTTTCTTGCGTATCGCCTATTGGAATACCTTGCTGCGTAGGCAAACTGGTTTGATAAGGATATGGGGCTGGTCCGGTGCCATACAAGCCCGGACCACGTGAGCTGTATCCCATACCAGCAGTGGACATCATAGCCATTGGATGTAGACCAGGAAACATCAAGCTTTGAGGCTGTAACGATCATGTGATTTCGTTATTACACAAGCTCGATCGTAACTTGGCATAATATTTGAAACGATTCGTTCGCTATGACTTCGCGTAACTTCTAACACTTACAGCCATTGCTTGCAAATCATTTTCGTAGCTTTGGCGTAATTTGCTGGAAATCATAGATTCAGCTTTGCTCATGTTATCGATGCTGCCTTTCACCGTGATAATGCGCTCGAGATTGAAGTTGTTGATGTCATTGATACTGCTTACGGTGATCTTCGTATCTGTATCCTGCATGATTTTCTTAATGGTGGTACCACCCTTTCCGATAATTCGTCCAATCAAATTGTTGTGCGCAAGAATCCTCAATGAGATCTCGCTGTTGACAAACGGTTACGGCGCGTTAATAAACACACATGCATCCATTATACGAACGCGTATAGCAAATTTCATACGTAACATCGTTTGCAAAATAATTTCGAAAGCGGATAGCGTTTCAAGCTTCTTACCCTTTACTCAAACCGTAAGCCTCTTGCTGCGTCACCTCCATAATTTTCTTGCAAGCATTCGTACAATTCTCTGGGTTACCGTAGATGGTAATAGCTTTTTCAGCAGCACCGAGGCTGTCCTTACGGTGAACATCGACTCGCGCGCGCGTCATCTGAGTGATCTGACGTATGGTAGAGCCCTGGCGACCGATTATGGCTCCCACCATCTCTGATTGTACAAGAATACGGAGCGGGAAGTCTGCCTGCCGTCCGGAGCCCGAAACCCCGGAATAAGCTACGCCGCTGCGCTGGCTGCGGCCTCTACGTCGGTTCTCCACCGTAGACATTTCCACTTTTAGCGGGCTACCCTCGTACTCGTGACCATTTAACTGGTTCACAGCCCTGTAAAACGGCGAAAAGACGATCGTCAGACCGCAACAATTACGATTAAGCACGTCGACTATGAAAAATGCCTATGGACCGGATGATACGTGGGTTTATCTCCGCGGCAAACAACGTCGAAACTTACTGCTGTGCTTGTTCTTGCGTCTCATAGCTGATGAGGACGGTTTGTAAATTAGGATCGCGCGAGGACAATTTCTCCACAGACTGCACTTGACCGCAGTTCGAGAACAGGGCCTCTATATCTTCTATTCTGATCTGAGCTGGCAAGTTGTTTACGATAACCTTGGATCCGGCACCgctgtaaaaaaagaaattcagaAACGTCAATTAGCAAACGTTACACCTGGTCTCGTTACGTTAAGGGTCGATCGTGAGGATGGCGCGTGTACGATTCGTGTAGACAAGAAGGAGAGAGAAACTTGTTTTTCAGTTACGCTCGTATTAAAATTATCGCGGTTAAAACGCTTGGGAATCGATGTAATTTTACTAACTCGTGCGAGCAAAGAGTTCTTGAATAAAAAACGAGACCTAGTTCGCAGGCTAGTACATTTAAAAGCGAGAAGCAAATCGATCGTTAAAGTTAAACGGTTGTTTTtctagttaaaaaaaaaaaaaaatgcaaaaagcAGGAAAATCATCGATCGTCAATAATTTCTTGAAACGAGAATATATGGTTGGTCGTGCACAACGTATGTAAGTATAACGCAGCATTTGGGTCAAGAATTTCTCGGTATCGGCTTGAGATCGTCAAAGAGGACGGTGCCTGCTAAACAAAAATCAACTCGACGAGGAAAGAGCATACGGCGAGTCAACACGAACGTACTCGGACGGTTACCAATCGAAATTGCAAGGCCGGTTCGTTACAACAGCTTCTTCAAACTTTTTTACCGCATTTGAGTAAACATTTCGTAAAAGTCGAGAAAATATCGTTACAATATAAAAAACATCGATACAGCGTAAAAGAATAAAATGTTAGGAATTCGTCACGAATGGAACACCAACGCGTTACAATTTCCATGATAGTTTCTAcgaagaagaattaaaaataccAGGATCGCTGATCGCTAGTTACGAGAAAATCGCTATTATATCGTGTTATTGCGATTATCTGTAAGTTCAGTTTTCGTTTTGTTTTGCGTTTGTAAATACGATACGATCGCTAATTACGtaaaataaagaaactaattacgcGAAATAAAGAGAGCGAACAGCGATGATATCGTTGAAAAAAGTTCGATAGCGAAAAGTTTATCGCGCGCAATAGTTAGAAATTTACTCGCAACGAGGGGCCGTTCGATTCGCGACGATACACGGTGATCTATAAATTAACGCGAGTCTACCATATCCCAGAGGCTCGACGATGTTCTCGCCAAGAGCGTCATCGGCAAAGATCGCATATGCGCGGATGCCCCTGTTgacattttctctttctttctttcgttcgacATCTCCACGTCGAATTTATCCTGCTCCTCGGCCCTTGCGAGGGAGACGGCGCAACATGAAAGGCATCGCGAATCAAAAACAAACTCCACCCGTACCCTATCTAAATACCAAATGCGCCTTCGATTCGTCTGTGCGTCTCTCTTCGAACATAATTCGCCGCAAAATTGGCAATGTGAAACAGCCCGTAGTAATTTCGTTTCGCGTTCATTACGTCGGTATATTCCTACGGTTCCTCTTTTCGCGGATATACTCGCGTCCACGTTAATCGAATTTCAAGGGGTGAAGAATCGCGAAATTGGACGCAGCCACGGCACTGGGCGCGACGCAACATGAATGAACCAAATGGCAAGTAAGAAGAGGACGCGGAACGTGAAGAAGGAAAAGGAGGGTGAAACGGCTGAGACTCTCACTTTCGTACGTATCGATTTTTCAGCTCACCGACCCACTCAGCGTCAGGGCTTTCGACTAACCTTGAAGAAAACGTACCGACCGACCTAGCTCGTGCTCGGCCAATTATTACGGCCCGATGAGGACGCGGATAATCGCGTATTCGGTCGGTTCCATCGAAAAAGTAAAACAATCGCCGTCTTTTTTCTCACGGAAGCAGTGCACGTGGGCATTAAACGCGCGTATAGGCGTGCTGCATCGCGGGGCGAAAAGATCGTCgtgaaattcaaatttttcccGCTGCTAATTACTCTCCCATTCCGCGGACAATTTGCAAAGATAACGGATATTACTTAATCATATAGCTACGCGTCGGCTCGTGCTCGCGATAATATCGCGTCTTGTACCCGTCCTGTTCGCGTCTGAACGAAACTAACGACGAGCGAAAATTCTACCGTCGAAGAAGGTCGAGGGGTAACCGAGATATCCGATATAAATACGCGTGAAAATACGGAATACCGCTGGGCGGTGGTTGGCGCCAATCGAAAGGATCGTCGAACGACGATTCCGGAGATAGGCGTAAAATCTTGCACGACGAATAAAACGGCGTCGAACGGCGGTAC harbors:
- the Imp gene encoding IGF-II mRNA-binding protein isoform X2, whose amino-acid sequence is MQKTEIEGKRCLNGAYQPSYNGAGSKVIVNNLPAQIRIEDIEALFSNCGQVQSVEKLSSRDPNLQTVLISYETQEQAQQAVNQLNGHEYEGSPLKVEMSTVENRRRGRSQRSGVAYSGVSGSGRQADFPLRILVQSEMVGAIIGRQGSTIRQITQMTRARVDVHRKDSLGAAEKAITIYGNPENCTNACKKIMEVTQQEAYGLSKGEISLRILAHNNLIGRIIGKGGTTIKKIMQDTDTKITVSSINDINNFNLERIITVKGSIDNMSKAESMISSKLRQSYENDLQAMAPQSLMFPGLHPMAMMSTAGMGYSSRGPGLYGTGPAPYPYQTSLPTQQGIPIGDTQETAFLYIPNTSVGAIIGSKGSHIRNIIRFSGASVKIAPIEQDKPVEQQNDRKVTIVGSPESQWKAQYLIFEKMREEGFVGGTEDVRLTIEILVPSTQVGRIIGKGGQNVRELQRVTGSIIKLSEQQSTSPSADEEATVQIIGPFFSVQSAQRRIRAMVLQSSGAPGAGVAGSRAGRGSSQEGGSRTRRDGSATSQQGGTASQHSAQQQSSTSPSNQQQSQNQ
- the Imp gene encoding IGF-II mRNA-binding protein isoform X1; protein product: MSLDKFADGGVLQKEMERLEMEEKNGDATSGAGSKVIVNNLPAQIRIEDIEALFSNCGQVQSVEKLSSRDPNLQTVLISYETQEQAQQAVNQLNGHEYEGSPLKVEMSTVENRRRGRSQRSGVAYSGVSGSGRQADFPLRILVQSEMVGAIIGRQGSTIRQITQMTRARVDVHRKDSLGAAEKAITIYGNPENCTNACKKIMEVTQQEAYGLSKGEISLRILAHNNLIGRIIGKGGTTIKKIMQDTDTKITVSSINDINNFNLERIITVKGSIDNMSKAESMISSKLRQSYENDLQAMAPQSLMFPGLHPMAMMSTAGMGYSSRGPGLYGTGPAPYPYQTSLPTQQGIPIGDTQETAFLYIPNTSVGAIIGSKGSHIRNIIRFSGASVKIAPIEQDKPVEQQNDRKVTIVGSPESQWKAQYLIFEKMREEGFVGGTEDVRLTIEILVPSTQVGRIIGKGGQNVRELQRVTGSIIKLSEQQSTSPSADEEATVQIIGPFFSVQSAQRRIRAMVLQSSGAPGAGVAGSRAGRGSSQEGGSRTRRDGSATSQQGGTASQHSAQQQSSTSPSNQQQSQNQ
- the Imp gene encoding IGF-II mRNA-binding protein isoform X3, producing the protein MSTVENRRRGRSQRSGVAYSGVSGSGRQADFPLRILVQSEMVGAIIGRQGSTIRQITQMTRARVDVHRKDSLGAAEKAITIYGNPENCTNACKKIMEVTQQEAYGLSKGEISLRILAHNNLIGRIIGKGGTTIKKIMQDTDTKITVSSINDINNFNLERIITVKGSIDNMSKAESMISSKLRQSYENDLQAMAPQSLMFPGLHPMAMMSTAGMGYSSRGPGLYGTGPAPYPYQTSLPTQQGIPIGDTQETAFLYIPNTSVGAIIGSKGSHIRNIIRFSGASVKIAPIEQDKPVEQQNDRKVTIVGSPESQWKAQYLIFEKMREEGFVGGTEDVRLTIEILVPSTQVGRIIGKGGQNVRELQRVTGSIIKLSEQQSTSPSADEEATVQIIGPFFSVQSAQRRIRAMVLQSSGAPGAGVAGSRAGRGSSQEGGSRTRRDGSATSQQGGTASQHSAQQQSSTSPSNQQQSQNQ